The following DNA comes from Mycobacteroides immunogenum.
GAGGATGCGCCAATCCGGCACTGTCATCGATATGGCTGCCTGATTGCGGCGCATTCGTGGGGCCGGTGTTTTGGTCAGAACACCCAGGAGTCGGACGGCTGAATGACGAAGCCGTGGTTGCCATCCGTGCAGGCAGTGAGTTTTGCCTCGCCGACGAGGCAGACGGTGGTTCCGAGCGTTACCTTCTGGCCCGCCGGAAGGATGGGTGACGCCGTACCTGCGCACTGCGATTGAATGCGGAAGTGTCCTGGTTCAGGCGCATCTGTCCCGTTGGTCCGGCCTCCGAAGCTTACGGCTTGGACTAGGCAGGGCATGTTTTCACCAGACTGGTTGGGCGCATCTGGAGGGAACCCTGGGATCGCGTCCGAGGAAGGGCCCCAGCATCCCGCAGAGTGAGGAACGAATTGGCATTCGAGCCCATCTGGTGTTTTGAATGCTGCGAACGAGTTGATAGTTGCTTGGGTGTTGCGTTTGATGTGTTCGACCGTGGTTTCGGTGAATTGACTTGGGTCGGGGAATCCTTCTGGTGCAGCAAGTGCGTAGCCTGGATGGGTGGCGGCCAAAAGAATGGTTGCGGCGGCGGGAATTGTGAGGTGTCTCATATCAATTATCCTGTATCGTTTGTGATGGCAAAATCATCACGTGGCCAAAAACGTTTTCATAAGTTTGGCTTCCAATCTGTTTTGGATCTACCCCGTCTGGGATTTGTCGGGCACTAAATGTCATTGCCATGTCATAACTGCCGTCAGGTAGTGGGGTGATCTGGGTTTTGGTGGGCGCATACAGAAAGGTCCACGGCATAGTGCCTGTTGGTACGACATGCTGAGGTAAGGCGCTCATTAGGCCCTCGGGTGTCGCGGATAGTCGCATATCGATTCCACTATTGTCCAGATTGGGGGTAAGGAGGCCATATTGGGTTCCTGTCGGAGTCTCGAAACGGAAGAGTGATGATGCAATATCGGCGGACGCGTCGTCATTTACCAAGAATTCTCCAGGCATCCGCGTCCAATGTTGCTGATCCAGGAAACTCCAGTCGCCTGGCTTCTGCTGCGGCGGTGTCAGAAACAACTTTCTACTAACGTTACTGCCTTCGCCGGAGACTCCGGAAATCAGCAACTGATTGTCGCCAAACGGAATTGCGGTGACCATTCGGAGGCCTTTAATTGTGGCTACTGATGTGAATGGTCCTTGCCTGCGAGTGTCGTAAACCAGAGTGTCGGGGCGGAAATCCGAGTCATTCTTACCGGGTTTAGCCGGGTCTCCCCATACTGCTCCGAAGAGGAGGCCTTGTCCGTTCGGCATAGGGTTCGGCCCTGTGCTGCCGATCGGGATGATCCGACGGCCCAACTCGATGTCTGCTTCTGGAATTGGTAATGGTGGACCATCCAGAATCGGCATCCCGTTTTCGTTCAGGTGGTACTTGTACATCGGCGTGTTGATGTACGGAAGGTCTCCGTACCGTCCACTGGCAACTTGAGCGGCGTCACCGAACATGATCCGGCCGTCCTGGATGAGCACTCCTTCGTCGGCGCGAATGCCCTGCGCGTTATGTGCCAAGTCGAAACCCGGGCCGCCGCCGACCTCGATGGCAGTCTGATTGAACTGGCTGGCCGTGTACGTATGGGTCAGCGGATCGCTGGGCGTGTCCCCGGGGTTAACTGGTTCGTCGACGGCGGTGGCGGTGCCGTCTGGTACTTCGCCGTTTTGTAGTTCGATGGGTTGGGCGTCTTGTGCCCAGGGCAGGCGCGCGCCGTTGGGTGTGGGTGCGGTGGTGAAGATTTGGGCTTGGGTGGGGCCTGCGGTGGCGATGCCCAGGACGTACCAGATGCCGGTGGTGGGCAGGGTGCATTGGAAGGTGCCGCTGATGGGGCCGCCGAAGTAGGTGTGGACTTGCCCGCTGGTGAGTAGGCCCAGGTTTTGGTCGTCGAGTACTTCCACGAATGCTTCACCCCCTTGCATGATGACTTCGACAACCGTCCCCGCCGGTTGTTGCCCCAGGTTCATGTATGGAACTTTCATGACAAATACTCCTTGTGGTTAGTGATCGACGCAATGACGCAATGGAAATGGCCCGCGCATCAAGGAGGTGGCGGGTCAGGGTTTGTCGCGCGGAGGCGGGCAGATAGGGCACGCCCGGGAAGTGGGCGGCGATATGAAAAAACAGCACCCCGTCCCGAATGTGGGCACAGTTGTGCTGTTGCGAAACCGAGTCTACAAAGCCCACACCAGAAACACCAGGCATGTGATTGCGCGTGCAGCGCGCCGCAGAACGTACCCTCAGGGACGTGTCCGAGACCGTCTCCGATTGGGTGCCTACCGGCGCGGTGACCGTTCGGGCGCCCGGCAAGGTCAATCTGTACCTCGCCGTAGGCGACCTCCGCGACGACGGCTATCACGAGCTGACCACGGTTTTTCATGCCGTCTCGCTGGCCGATGATGTGACCGTGCGGGACGCCGACGTGTTGTCGGTCGACGTGGTCGGGCAGGGCGAGGGCACGGTGCCCACCGACGAACGCAATCTCGCCTGGCAGGCCGCCGAGCTTTTCGCCGATCATGTGGGGCGCGCCCCCGACGTCTCGATCTTCATTAATAAAGACATCCCAGTCGCGGGCGGTATGGCCGGTGGATCGGCCGATGCTGCTGCGGTGCTGGTGGCGATGAATGAGCTCTGGCATGCGGGTGTGCCACGCCGCGATCTGCATCACCTGGCCGCTCAACTGGGTAGCGATGTCCCGTTTGCCTTGCATGGCGGTACCGCGCTGGGCACCGGCCGGGGTGAGCAATTGGCCACCGTCTTGGCGCGCAATGTCTTTCATTGGGTGTTCGCCTTCGCCGACGGTGGCCTGTCGACACCTCAGGTCTTCAAGGAGATCGACCGGCTGCGTGAGAACGGTGATCCGCCACGGCTCGCCGAATCAGATGAACTTTTGGGTGCGCTCGCGGCCGGGGATGCGCGCCGACTGGCGCCCCTGCTCGGTAACGAACTGCAGGCCGCGGCGGTCAGCTTGAACCCCGAATTGCGGCGGACGCTGCGGGCGGGGGAGTCCGCCGGTGCGCTGGCCGGAATCATCTCCGGATCGGGGCCTACCTGCGCGTTCTTGTGCACTTCGGCCGACGACGCGGTGGCCGTCAGCGCGGAACTGGCGGGCGCGGGGGTGTGTCGCACCGTCCGGGTGGCCAGCGGCCCCGTGCATGGTGCGCAGGTTATTCAGGGACGCAGCGACGGCTGACCCGACACTCCCACCCTTCGCGACACGCCGAAGATCAAGATCACAGTGGGTTTGGTCGGTCATTAAGAAAAGCCTAAGATGCTAGCGGATCATAAGAAGGCATCCGGACTGTCACCTGAACGATATGAATCCGCTGCTAACGGGGCTGTGCGCGCCTACCGCACGTTACGGCCCGTGTGGCGGAGCATCCGGTGAGGAAGCGTGACTCGCCCAGCAGGCCTAGGCCAGGAGGAACTGTGAGCAGGTTTACCGACGAGCTGTACGCCAACGCGCTGTCTAGCAGCAAGGGCATGGTCACCGGCGAACCCGATACTCCAGTCCGGCACACCTGGAAGCAGGTGCACGAGCGCGCCAAGCAGCTCGCCG
Coding sequences within:
- a CDS encoding 4-(cytidine 5'-diphospho)-2-C-methyl-D-erythritol kinase — encoded protein: MSETVSDWVPTGAVTVRAPGKVNLYLAVGDLRDDGYHELTTVFHAVSLADDVTVRDADVLSVDVVGQGEGTVPTDERNLAWQAAELFADHVGRAPDVSIFINKDIPVAGGMAGGSADAAAVLVAMNELWHAGVPRRDLHHLAAQLGSDVPFALHGGTALGTGRGEQLATVLARNVFHWVFAFADGGLSTPQVFKEIDRLRENGDPPRLAESDELLGALAAGDARRLAPLLGNELQAAAVSLNPELRRTLRAGESAGALAGIISGSGPTCAFLCTSADDAVAVSAELAGAGVCRTVRVASGPVHGAQVIQGRSDG
- a CDS encoding DUF1883 domain-containing protein gives rise to the protein MKVPYMNLGQQPAGTVVEVIMQGGEAFVEVLDDQNLGLLTSGQVHTYFGGPISGTFQCTLPTTGIWYVLGIATAGPTQAQIFTTAPTPNGARLPWAQDAQPIELQNGEVPDGTATAVDEPVNPGDTPSDPLTHTYTASQFNQTAIEVGGGPGFDLAHNAQGIRADEGVLIQDGRIMFGDAAQVASGRYGDLPYINTPMYKYHLNENGMPILDGPPLPIPEADIELGRRIIPIGSTGPNPMPNGQGLLFGAVWGDPAKPGKNDSDFRPDTLVYDTRRQGPFTSVATIKGLRMVTAIPFGDNQLLISGVSGEGSNVSRKLFLTPPQQKPGDWSFLDQQHWTRMPGEFLVNDDASADIASSLFRFETPTGTQYGLLTPNLDNSGIDMRLSATPEGLMSALPQHVVPTGTMPWTFLYAPTKTQITPLPDGSYDMAMTFSARQIPDGVDPKQIGSQTYENVFGHVMILPSQTIQDN